Sequence from the Magallana gigas chromosome 4, xbMagGiga1.1, whole genome shotgun sequence genome:
ACGGACTAAAGTAAGTGGTCCTTCGTGTAAGAGGAGCCGATGAGGACAAGATAGGAGCGAGGAGCAAGGTTGAGACGAAAAAGATGCACGTAAGCACtgtcaaaatataattatcagaaaataaaacaggaatAATACAATTCACTAATTGCaatttgtacattgtatctTTTATTGAAAGGCAATTGGATTAAACGTTAACTGCACGTTTTTTTACTTGCAATTGGTACTTTTTACAGTAGAAAAAAGGAGATTAACTTATTTCTAATACTCAACCCAGAACTTAGAATGACAAGATAAAAATACCAGTGGTGTGTCATCCAAACAATCACCGATAATTACGTAAATACAAATGTTACATTTATAGAAGCAATTTACTATTTATCATGTCATTATTTCTATCACATGTTTATATACAAATTAACCGACTGACATTAAGGCCACACCTCTGGAATGTACGTCCTTGGGTCGAGATCAGTGACTGTTGGCCAGATAATCTGTTGCTGCAGTTCTTGTAATCGCTTTGTATTCCTTTCTCTTCTCATTTTATCATCCAGACACTCTGCAATGaacaacaaataatattttcgCATGGACGGTTAAATGGTTATTGAGTTCGGAAtattgtcatattattttcaatgaaagttttaaaactGTTCAAGTTGTTAGCATTTTTTGAAACCCAAATACTGGtatgtttaaatatgaataCACACTTTGTCATGTTTATTTTATCCATAAAGAACATgacagtatttaacatgaaccAACAAGTGACATGTAACTTACGCAATGAAATTTCGACTTTTCCTATTGTCAAAGCCAATATGTTTTTGTCATAATCTGATGATGTATATTTGCGAATATTTGCAAGCAACAAAGGAAGTTTTGTACAGTGTTGCATGGGCGCGACTAAGAAATCATTTAACTGCAATCTCCGACATCGAGGATCTTGGGAGCACCActgaaatattaagaaaaatataaaatggaaaataaagataaaaagatagaaaaaatgCGTAAATCTTTTACTGTGTATAGGTACCTTACCTTTTCAAACTCAACAAAGTTCTCGTTTTTTCTGAGTTTCTCCACATATTCCAGACATTTAGAATAAGATATGCAATATGTGTGGTAGACATTCCCATCATCTGACAGTTTAGAAAACTAAAAGTATAAAGtaatcaatttttaagaatatacctttctttaatttcaaaacACCTGCTATGTACtgctttaaatatatcattattaacTAGACTGCATAAATACCTTCAATGCATTGTATTAAGAACGTTACCTTATCTAACGCCTCTATCAGTGACGACGCCGGCCAGATTTCCTCGGATTTCATGTTCTTTAGTAAAACCGTTAATAGTTCTTTACAGAATGTATAGCTTAcctatgtaaaaaagaaaatgtccgTCTGTGCTTTTAGTAAAACaagattgtttttcaaaaccgtgagtgttcatttttaaattaatatatcttatttttaaaaaaatggttttgtAAATGAATGTATAAAAAGGTTTAGTTGTATTTTGGGAAACTCAACAATATTTCTGTTTTCACCCTGTTAGTCATAtgactattttattaaaacactTCAAAACCTACAATTAAACAAACTGAACCAGCTTCCAATTATATATGAACATAGACAGCAGTTACTGTTACTATTCTTACATAGCACAACTCATCCAGATTACTGAAAATTTCGTTTGGTTCTGCAAACATCAAATACCCGTCAACTTGTAGCCTCTTCAAAGGTTCCATAAAGCACTAGAGAAAACAATCATtgaaaacacaaagaaaatgaatgactCTGATCAAAGcagtatcattttgatttaTCTTAGGCAAAGTTTTgataacaaatatttcatatgtCTTAGTTGCAGTTAGTTTTTCCCATCATAGGAAGGACAGAACTTACATGTTTTAAGACCATCAAGTGGTCTATAAGAAAAACGCATTCACTGGTGAATAGTTCCCAGATAGCCTCCCGTCTTTTCCTCTCTGTGTCTGGAAGTTTAAGGGGTTTTTCGTCATTCTCTGTTCTGGCGATAAGGTCAGACCAATGGAATGACTAGAATATATAAGGataattattctttattatCGAATTCAATGTCAAAGATACTCACATCCATATTGATCAAATTCAAttgttttaacaataaaaacaatgattatatttcaaaaaccaTGAACGAGAATAATACACATTTCCAAcgaatttaatcaaataaagccacaaagttaaaaaactatatatacTCTTTTACATTTGAAACATTCTTTTGCGTAGTGTATATgactggaaataaaaaaaacactttctGATGAAAACTAAGAAATCTGATACACTATCCATAATTTCCATGATTGAATAAACTTGTTTAAAATTCTAAAGCCATCTTTTATGAATATAAGAGAGATTGGTTTGAAAGAACTAATATCTATGCCCTTAGAACtttataagaaaattttactttatttaaagttttcacGAAATCAAACATGAACTAGAAAAGGAATGCATAGAATATCGATGCTAATAATACCATTTTATTTATAGAATGTGGCATATTTCACTACAACAAATAACCAGTGTGTAAATCTGTAAAAAATGGTtgaatgtaaaaacaaaaagtacagcaaatgtattattaatgtcttatacatgtacttcttacATAAAGTGGTATAGTTGATTAATCAACGACATTTGTGTCAAACTTGGGAAAAATACAGTTTGGGACCATGAGTTGCGCTATTTAATAagcaaaataagtttttaaagttattaatgATACACTGTAAAAAtatagaagattttaaaaattactagtagtaaaacatttcattttaatgcTTTGTGCCTTTACGATGGTTGAATCTTTGGTTTTCGTATTTTATTGCATTAGTTATTCTGACGCATATTGTCTTCCATTGATGGAtgtcaatatttttatcatgtgCTACTTGtgtctaaaatattttctttctgtttCATCTCATGATCCTTCATTTAAACAACCATCAAAA
This genomic interval carries:
- the LOC105331637 gene encoding pleckstrin homology domain-containing family G member 7 isoform X4; protein product: MIALKRRDSVDLETTTYQVDRALRDRRKKLVKRNTIADFYKHDVNSDSGTNAEYRRGKQTFPFSFNKLIRTRSKDEITKLSEALATLTPSKFSDNDLSGYKSFHWSDLIARTENDEKPLKLPDTERKRREAIWELFTSECVFLIDHLMVLKHCFMEPLKRLQVDGYLMFAEPNEIFSNLDELCYVSYTFCKELLTVLLKNMKSEEIWPASSLIEALDKFSKLSDDGNVYHTYCISYSKCLEYVEKLRKNENFVEFEKWCSQDPRCRRLQLNDFLVAPMQHCTKLPLLLANIRKYTSSDYDKNILALTIGKVEISLQCLDDKMRRERNTKRLQELQQQIIWPTVTDLDPRTYIPECLRASFSSQPCSSLLSCPHRLLLHEGPLTLVQTTKNIDVYLFLFDDMILITKTKRGRKKPSDLGQLDCRCFYVVYRQPIELHHLKVHDVDTYDTSGGNIKNALVLVQVTSFQQVIGLYTLQCQSEFTKDMWISKLTDAMSKCHLVRTDPCLSNAAPETFPVKEQSPKTRRRIRMLKNHKKKSMSMDTLFTCSE